In Microbacterium lushaniae, the following are encoded in one genomic region:
- a CDS encoding aldo/keto reductase: MSGSSVGRPATASLRRFRPSHPSAPIPVQGPAIGEAVRVALGETGLNVFPLILGGAEFGWNVDVEASHGILDRYVELGGNIVHTADNFSAGRSEHIIGQWMRSRGTRDAMVVAVRIGRHPDNPGLGSVNLVRAVEASLHRLGTDRIDVLYLDAKAGDAVSLEDTLATGEWLVESGKVGAVAAYGYTASQLVEARILASAGYPRITVLDVPYNLLRREEFDGDLRLVAGAQSMAVTPSHALEHGFLAGAQRRRAREVRTVRDAQLAASLTRRGSRTLRALDGVAEELCVPVAAVSIAWLLAQRIVVAPIVNAFAPEHVEELVQGVGVRLSRGHLSDIARASA; this comes from the coding sequence ATGTCGGGCTCGAGCGTCGGTCGACCGGCCACCGCCAGCCTGCGCCGCTTCCGGCCGTCGCATCCGTCCGCCCCGATCCCCGTGCAGGGACCCGCCATCGGCGAGGCCGTGCGCGTCGCGCTGGGGGAGACCGGCCTGAACGTGTTCCCCCTCATCCTGGGCGGCGCCGAATTCGGGTGGAACGTCGACGTCGAAGCGAGCCACGGCATCCTCGACAGGTACGTCGAGCTGGGCGGGAACATCGTCCACACGGCCGACAACTTCTCCGCCGGGCGGAGCGAACACATCATCGGACAGTGGATGCGCTCGCGCGGCACCCGTGACGCGATGGTCGTGGCGGTGCGCATCGGCCGCCACCCCGACAACCCGGGGCTGGGGTCGGTCAACCTCGTGCGCGCCGTCGAGGCGTCGCTGCACCGGTTGGGCACCGACCGCATCGACGTGCTGTACCTCGACGCCAAGGCCGGTGACGCGGTGTCGCTGGAGGACACCCTCGCCACCGGGGAGTGGCTGGTGGAATCCGGAAAGGTCGGCGCCGTGGCCGCCTACGGATACACCGCGTCGCAGCTCGTGGAAGCCCGCATCCTCGCCTCCGCCGGGTATCCCCGCATCACGGTGCTCGACGTGCCGTACAACCTGTTGCGCCGTGAGGAGTTCGACGGCGACCTGCGCCTGGTCGCCGGCGCGCAGAGCATGGCCGTGACGCCGTCGCACGCCCTCGAGCACGGCTTCCTCGCCGGTGCGCAGCGCCGTCGCGCGCGCGAGGTGCGTACGGTGCGGGATGCGCAGCTGGCCGCGAGCCTGACACGTCGCGGCAGCCGCACGCTGCGCGCGCTGGACGGGGTCGCGGAGGAACTGTGCGTCCCGGTGGCCGCGGTGTCGATCGCGTGGCTCCTGGCCCAGCGGATCGTCGTGGCCCCCATCGTCAACGCCTTCGCGCCCGAGCACGTCGAAGAACTCGTCCAGGGCGTCGGCGTGCGCCTGAGCCGCGGTCACTTGTCCGACATCGCTCGCGCCTCCGCCTGA
- a CDS encoding histidine phosphatase family protein, with the protein MTHYIYLVRHGEHLDAEHGLADGPLSPRGLRQAAAVADRLSGVPLDAVRHSPLQRAEQTAVAVAERLPAVSPAPSALLFDCIPTGMTGETPSAYEPFFGSITEAEIDAGRAQMADATAEFLARRSGEVHELLITHNFVIAWFVREVLGAPDWRWMTLNQAHCGLTVIAQKPGRPWTLLAHNDLAHLPFELRTGLPEPSPV; encoded by the coding sequence GTGACGCACTACATCTACCTCGTGCGCCACGGCGAGCATCTGGACGCCGAGCACGGTCTGGCCGACGGCCCCCTCTCGCCCCGCGGGCTGCGGCAGGCCGCGGCCGTCGCCGACCGGCTGTCGGGGGTTCCGCTGGATGCTGTGCGGCATTCGCCGCTGCAGCGCGCGGAGCAGACGGCCGTGGCCGTGGCCGAGCGCCTCCCCGCGGTGTCGCCCGCGCCGTCGGCGCTGCTGTTCGACTGCATCCCCACGGGGATGACGGGGGAGACGCCGTCGGCGTACGAGCCGTTCTTCGGTTCGATCACCGAGGCCGAGATCGACGCCGGCCGGGCCCAGATGGCGGATGCGACGGCCGAGTTCCTCGCGCGCCGCTCCGGCGAGGTGCACGAACTGCTCATCACGCACAACTTCGTGATCGCCTGGTTCGTGCGCGAGGTGCTGGGCGCACCCGACTGGCGGTGGATGACCCTCAACCAGGCCCACTGCGGCCTCACGGTCATCGCGCAGAAGCCGGGCCGCCCCTGGACGCTCCTGGCCCACAACGACCTCGCGCACCTGCCGTTCGAGCTGCGCACCGGCCTCCCCGAGCCCAGCCCGGTCTAA
- a CDS encoding GNAT family N-acetyltransferase, with protein sequence MVTIRPVAVDSADAHALLQEYFALRASIFPGGGYRITFPAPDGFREPDGVFLVLYDGEEPAGCAGIRRLEDGPLGPRFEVKHLYVCDAGRGRGWGRMLLQELERRAVEAGGAEMVLDTHHTLDAAGSLYERSGYVPTEPYNDNANATRWYAKPLA encoded by the coding sequence ATGGTCACCATCCGTCCCGTCGCCGTGGACTCCGCTGACGCGCACGCCCTCCTGCAGGAGTACTTCGCGCTGCGCGCATCGATCTTCCCCGGCGGCGGCTACCGCATCACCTTCCCCGCCCCCGACGGCTTCCGCGAGCCCGACGGCGTGTTCCTCGTGCTCTACGACGGCGAGGAGCCCGCGGGCTGCGCCGGCATCCGGCGCCTTGAGGACGGGCCGCTGGGGCCGCGGTTCGAGGTCAAGCATCTGTACGTGTGCGACGCGGGTCGGGGCCGGGGCTGGGGCCGGATGCTGCTGCAGGAGCTCGAGCGACGTGCCGTCGAGGCCGGCGGCGCCGAGATGGTGCTCGACACCCACCACACGCTGGATGCCGCGGGCTCGCTGTACGAGCGGTCGGGGTACGTCCCCACCGAACCGTACAACGACAACGCCAACGCGACCCGCTGGTACGCCAAGCCGCTCGCGTGA
- the dapB gene encoding 4-hydroxy-tetrahydrodipicolinate reductase has product MTTRVAIVGGTGKLGGVIRAVVEDEPGFEVSAVLSSSSSLDELDGADLIVDASTPAISIDVVRAAIERGVNILVGTSGWSSERIALVRPLVDAAGTGAVFIPNFSLGSVVASALSAAAAPLFPSVEIVEAHRETKVDSPSGTAVRTAEMIAAARAEVGPVESPHVDQRARGQQVASVPVHSLRRPGVIARQEVVLSGPGESVTIVHDTIDPALAYAPGIRLALAAARDAEGVSVGLDSFVDIGVRTRAHRPRVEPPVDGLSGQAARATPV; this is encoded by the coding sequence ATGACGACGCGCGTGGCCATCGTGGGCGGTACCGGCAAGCTGGGCGGCGTCATCCGCGCGGTCGTCGAGGACGAGCCCGGTTTCGAGGTCTCCGCCGTGCTGTCGTCGTCCTCGAGCCTGGACGAGCTGGACGGCGCCGACCTTATCGTGGACGCGTCGACCCCCGCCATCTCCATCGACGTCGTGCGCGCGGCGATCGAGCGCGGCGTCAACATCCTCGTGGGCACGTCGGGGTGGTCCAGCGAGCGCATCGCGCTCGTGCGCCCGCTCGTGGATGCCGCGGGCACGGGGGCGGTGTTCATCCCGAACTTCTCCCTGGGCTCGGTGGTCGCCAGCGCCCTGTCCGCCGCGGCGGCGCCCCTGTTCCCCTCCGTGGAGATCGTCGAGGCCCACCGCGAGACGAAGGTCGACTCGCCCAGCGGAACGGCCGTGCGGACGGCGGAGATGATCGCGGCCGCGCGCGCGGAGGTCGGACCCGTCGAATCCCCGCACGTCGATCAGCGCGCCCGCGGCCAGCAGGTGGCCAGCGTGCCGGTCCACTCGCTGCGCCGCCCCGGGGTCATCGCGCGGCAGGAGGTCGTGCTGTCGGGCCCGGGGGAGTCCGTCACGATCGTGCACGACACGATCGACCCGGCGCTCGCGTACGCCCCGGGCATCCGCCTCGCCCTGGCCGCGGCCCGCGACGCCGAGGGCGTGAGCGTGGGGCTGGACAGCTTCGTCGACATCGGCGTGCGCACGCGCGCGCACCGCCCGCGCGTCGAGCCGCCCGTGGACGGGCTGTCCGGCCAAGCGGCACGCGCGACGCCGGTATGA
- a CDS encoding tetratricopeptide repeat protein: MSARIGVAVMAALLLLYIVLVGQRAWLLVASGEPVGIALGIALIVLPLLAVWALGRELWFGWRADGLGRRLEQDGALPDDEVAVRPSGRVVREDGDAVFPQYRAEVEANPEDWRAWYRLGLAYDAASDRRRAREAIRHAIRLERSDRPGA, from the coding sequence ATGAGCGCGCGGATCGGCGTCGCCGTGATGGCGGCGCTGCTGCTGCTGTACATCGTGCTCGTCGGCCAGCGCGCGTGGCTGCTCGTGGCCAGCGGCGAGCCGGTCGGCATCGCGCTGGGGATCGCGCTGATCGTGCTGCCGCTGCTGGCGGTGTGGGCGCTCGGGCGGGAACTGTGGTTCGGCTGGCGCGCCGACGGCCTGGGGCGCCGGCTGGAACAGGACGGCGCCCTTCCCGACGACGAGGTCGCTGTGCGCCCGAGCGGCCGTGTCGTGCGCGAGGACGGCGACGCGGTGTTCCCGCAGTACCGTGCCGAGGTGGAGGCGAACCCGGAGGACTGGCGGGCGTGGTACCGCCTGGGGCTCGCCTACGATGCCGCCTCCGACCGCCGGCGCGCGCGCGAGGCGATCCGCCACGCCATCCGGCTCGAGCGCTCGGACCGGCCGGGCGCCTGA
- a CDS encoding TIGR01777 family oxidoreductase: protein MPDTPRVIVAGASGLIGSALVDALRADGVQVTTLVRRPATAADEVEWLTGPEPLHPDVLAGAAAVVGLNGASIGRFPWTSQYKSALLWSRITPTRTLAAALRTLGADAPAFVSASAVGYYGSAPGRRLTETAPRGSGFLADLCGEWENAARAAGPHARVALLRTAPLVHPDGVLKPLLLLTRLGLAGPIGRGTQVWPWISLEDEVRAIRHVIDGSIEGPVNLTGPTRATANDLGFALARRMNRPYVLRAPAWAMRMVLGSDATDAILTSDADVVPEVLERTGFAFTHRTVESVIDAVVPRGA from the coding sequence TTGCCTGACACCCCCCGCGTCATCGTCGCGGGCGCTTCCGGACTGATCGGAAGCGCCCTCGTCGACGCGCTGCGCGCCGACGGCGTGCAGGTGACGACACTCGTGCGCCGGCCCGCCACCGCGGCGGACGAGGTGGAGTGGCTGACCGGACCCGAGCCGCTGCACCCCGACGTGCTCGCGGGTGCCGCAGCCGTCGTGGGCCTGAACGGGGCCAGCATCGGCCGGTTCCCGTGGACTTCGCAGTACAAGAGCGCGCTGCTGTGGTCGCGGATCACGCCGACCCGCACCCTCGCCGCCGCGCTGCGGACGCTGGGCGCGGATGCTCCGGCGTTCGTGAGCGCGTCGGCGGTGGGCTACTACGGCTCGGCGCCGGGCCGGCGCCTCACCGAGACGGCGCCGCGGGGCAGCGGGTTCCTCGCCGACCTGTGCGGGGAATGGGAGAACGCCGCTCGCGCAGCGGGGCCGCACGCCCGCGTCGCGCTGCTGCGCACGGCACCCCTCGTCCATCCGGACGGCGTCCTCAAGCCCCTCCTGCTGCTGACGCGGCTCGGACTTGCCGGCCCGATCGGCCGCGGCACGCAGGTGTGGCCGTGGATCTCGCTCGAGGACGAGGTGCGCGCGATCCGACACGTGATCGACGGCTCGATCGAGGGCCCCGTGAATCTCACCGGCCCCACGCGCGCCACCGCGAACGACCTGGGTTTCGCCCTGGCGCGGCGGATGAACCGCCCCTACGTGCTGCGGGCGCCGGCCTGGGCGATGCGCATGGTCCTGGGATCGGACGCCACCGACGCCATCCTGACCTCCGACGCCGACGTCGTCCCCGAGGTGCTGGAACGGACCGGCTTCGCCTTCACGCATCGCACGGTCGAGTCCGTCATCGACGCCGTCGTCCCGCGCGGAGCCTGA
- a CDS encoding OsmC family peroxiredoxin, whose amino-acid sequence MTVTSEATTAWKGSLLEGSGQVSLATSHVGTFDVNWKARAEGSGSVTTPEELLAAAHSACFSMALSHALSENGTPPQSVDATASVTFKPGTGITGSHLNVNAVVPGIDAETFERIAADAKANCPVSQALAGIEITLEATLA is encoded by the coding sequence ATGACCGTCACGAGCGAAGCCACCACCGCCTGGAAGGGCAGCCTGCTGGAGGGCTCCGGCCAGGTGTCGCTCGCCACGTCCCACGTCGGCACGTTCGACGTCAACTGGAAGGCCCGCGCGGAGGGCTCCGGTTCCGTCACGACGCCGGAGGAGCTGCTCGCCGCGGCGCACTCGGCCTGCTTCAGCATGGCGCTCTCGCACGCGCTGAGCGAGAACGGCACGCCCCCGCAGTCCGTCGACGCCACCGCATCCGTCACGTTCAAGCCGGGCACCGGCATCACCGGCAGCCACCTGAACGTCAACGCCGTGGTCCCCGGCATCGACGCCGAGACCTTCGAGCGCATCGCCGCCGACGCCAAGGCGAACTGCCCCGTGTCGCAGGCTCTCGCCGGGATCGAGATCACCCTCGAGGCGACGCTTGCCTGA
- a CDS encoding DUF4395 domain-containing protein, translating into MPEERPRGIDPRGPRFTAAGTALLLAVDVVLALAGIATARIDSSTASFGWFAYQPLADATYYPGGVWAIRAASPAERMADPGFLLLAVVALLFLWGMLSPRTAPWGALFRRVVQPRLPASRHLEDPRPPRFAQGVGLLVSAVGLLLHVVGVPWALPVAAAMAFVASFLNAAFGLCVGCRLYLLLQRAGLIGRSRAASV; encoded by the coding sequence ATGCCTGAGGAGCGTCCGCGCGGCATCGACCCGCGCGGGCCGCGGTTCACCGCCGCCGGCACGGCCCTCCTCCTCGCCGTCGACGTCGTGCTGGCCCTCGCCGGGATCGCGACGGCCCGGATCGACTCGTCGACCGCGTCGTTCGGATGGTTCGCCTATCAGCCCCTCGCGGACGCGACCTACTACCCCGGCGGGGTGTGGGCCATCCGGGCCGCGTCGCCGGCGGAGCGCATGGCCGACCCCGGGTTCCTGCTGCTGGCGGTGGTCGCCCTGCTCTTCCTGTGGGGCATGCTCTCCCCGCGCACCGCGCCGTGGGGCGCGCTGTTCCGCCGGGTCGTGCAGCCGCGTCTGCCCGCCTCCCGTCACCTGGAAGATCCTCGTCCGCCGCGCTTCGCGCAGGGGGTGGGCCTGCTCGTCAGCGCCGTCGGCCTGCTGCTGCACGTGGTCGGGGTCCCCTGGGCGCTTCCCGTCGCGGCGGCGATGGCCTTCGTGGCGTCGTTCCTCAACGCCGCGTTCGGGCTGTGCGTGGGGTGCCGTCTCTACCTGCTCCTCCAGCGCGCGGGCCTCATCGGCCGCAGCCGGGCGGCGTCGGTCTGA
- a CDS encoding thioredoxin family protein, translated as MTIIEACLALAVLLAAAFVGGLVFRRNSTRARRHIPHEVIQPERLGADGLGANATLLQFSTEMCGRCPGVHRMLSSVAADHEGVRHLDVDLTYRPDIAQHFRVLQTPTTLILDRDGAVQSRIGGVPGRDVLELELTRLTAETADA; from the coding sequence ATGACGATTATCGAAGCATGCCTCGCGCTCGCGGTTCTCCTTGCCGCGGCCTTCGTCGGCGGCCTCGTCTTCCGCCGGAACTCCACCCGTGCGCGCCGTCACATCCCGCACGAGGTCATCCAGCCGGAGCGGCTGGGCGCCGACGGGCTGGGTGCGAACGCGACGCTGCTGCAATTCAGCACCGAGATGTGCGGCCGCTGCCCGGGCGTGCACCGGATGCTCTCGAGCGTCGCCGCCGACCATGAAGGCGTGCGCCACCTCGATGTGGACCTCACGTATCGCCCCGACATCGCCCAGCACTTCCGGGTGCTGCAGACCCCGACCACACTCATCCTCGACCGTGACGGCGCCGTGCAGTCGCGCATCGGCGGAGTACCCGGGCGCGACGTGCTCGAGCTGGAGCTGACCCGGCTCACCGCAGAGACCGCGGATGCCTGA
- the thyX gene encoding FAD-dependent thymidylate synthase has product MSDADIRPEIEFRSDVTVELVRASASDSDVLFAARVSTQGEQTLEEAQSGNEASARDRGLINYLMRDRHGSPFEHNSMTFYVQAPIFVFREFMRHRIASYNEESGRYRELRPVFYVPAPERNLLQVGKPGAYEFLPGTPEQHAIVDTATRDAAEFAFSAYQRMLAAGVAREVARIVLPLNIYSSMYVTMNARSLMNFLSLRTKVEGTHFPSFPQREIEMCAEKMEALWTELMPMTHAAFNANGRVSP; this is encoded by the coding sequence GTGAGCGACGCCGACATCCGCCCTGAGATCGAATTCCGAAGTGACGTCACCGTCGAGCTGGTGCGCGCCAGCGCGTCGGACTCCGATGTGCTCTTCGCCGCCCGCGTATCCACGCAGGGCGAGCAGACGCTGGAGGAGGCGCAGTCCGGCAACGAGGCATCCGCCCGCGACCGTGGCCTCATCAACTACCTCATGCGCGACCGGCACGGCTCGCCGTTCGAGCACAACTCGATGACGTTCTACGTGCAGGCGCCCATCTTCGTGTTCCGCGAGTTCATGCGTCATCGGATCGCGTCGTACAACGAGGAATCCGGCCGCTACCGCGAGCTGCGCCCCGTCTTCTACGTCCCCGCGCCCGAGCGCAACCTCCTGCAGGTGGGCAAGCCCGGCGCGTACGAGTTCCTCCCCGGCACGCCCGAGCAGCATGCCATCGTCGACACCGCCACGCGCGACGCCGCCGAGTTCGCCTTCTCCGCGTACCAGCGGATGCTGGCCGCCGGTGTGGCGCGCGAAGTGGCCCGCATCGTGCTGCCCCTGAACATCTACTCGTCGATGTACGTGACGATGAACGCACGCTCGCTGATGAACTTCCTGTCGCTGCGCACGAAGGTGGAGGGGACGCACTTCCCGTCCTTCCCGCAGCGGGAGATCGAGATGTGCGCGGAGAAGATGGAGGCGCTGTGGACCGAGCTCATGCCGATGACCCACGCCGCCTTCAACGCCAACGGCCGCGTCTCCCCGTAG
- a CDS encoding SDR family NAD(P)-dependent oxidoreductase → MARTALITGASSGLGAEYARQLAARGMDLVLVARDREALAVLAASLRDRHRVRVEVLAADLLHPRQRERVVARLSDAEHPIDMLVNNAGYGLRQGFEANDIDDEVRHLELHVTVPMRLIRAVLPGMLRRESGRIVNVASVAALVPRGTYGAAKAWLVSFSRWANVHYRDRGISVTAVCPGFVHTNFHERLGLPPGDEGVPEWMWLNAPEVVAQSLRDVARGRSISIPSARYKALVALSRVLPDAVVVAAAERGR, encoded by the coding sequence ATGGCACGCACGGCACTGATCACCGGCGCGAGCTCGGGCCTGGGCGCCGAGTACGCGCGTCAGCTGGCCGCGCGCGGCATGGACCTCGTGCTGGTGGCGCGCGACCGCGAGGCGCTCGCGGTGCTGGCGGCATCCTTGCGCGACCGGCACCGGGTGCGCGTCGAGGTGCTCGCCGCCGACCTCCTGCACCCGCGGCAGCGCGAGCGCGTGGTCGCACGCCTGTCGGATGCGGAGCATCCGATCGACATGCTCGTCAACAACGCCGGCTACGGCCTGCGGCAGGGGTTCGAAGCCAACGACATCGACGACGAGGTGCGACACCTCGAGCTGCACGTGACGGTCCCGATGCGGCTCATCCGCGCGGTGCTGCCGGGGATGCTGCGGCGCGAGAGCGGACGGATCGTGAACGTCGCCTCCGTCGCCGCCCTCGTCCCGCGCGGCACGTACGGGGCCGCGAAGGCGTGGCTGGTGAGCTTCAGCAGGTGGGCCAACGTGCACTACCGCGACCGCGGGATCAGCGTCACCGCGGTGTGCCCGGGATTCGTGCACACCAACTTCCACGAGCGCCTGGGCCTGCCCCCGGGCGACGAGGGCGTGCCCGAGTGGATGTGGCTGAACGCCCCGGAGGTCGTCGCACAGTCGCTGCGCGACGTGGCGCGCGGGCGGTCGATCTCGATCCCGTCGGCGCGGTACAAGGCGCTCGTCGCCCTCTCGCGCGTGCTGCCGGACGCGGTCGTGGTCGCAGCCGCCGAGCGCGGCCGCTGA
- the dapA gene encoding 4-hydroxy-tetrahydrodipicolinate synthase has translation MTQSGNPFGQVLVALVTPMTADGEVDWPAVEKHIDDVIVAGADGIVVTGTTGETSTLTDPEKLRLVEVGKDVAAGRAKIITGGGSNETAHAIELYRASEKAGADGIMIVTPYYNKPTQAGILTHFRLVADATDLPVILYDIPGRTGVPIRYETILRIAKHPNVLAIKDAKGDFSEVSRVLNQTDLMYFSGDDANVLPHLSIGASGLIGVTANIAAAPYRTMVDAVNRGDLAAATAAHQALEPLVRAVMTHVPGTVAAKYILHGLGRITSPRVRLPLVGPEEWEAAIIEDELALVRDVAGADFSNFRPDRNAAAGGALPKVHGTTR, from the coding sequence ATGACGCAATCGGGCAATCCCTTCGGGCAGGTGCTCGTCGCGCTCGTCACTCCGATGACGGCCGACGGCGAGGTCGACTGGCCCGCCGTCGAGAAGCACATCGACGACGTGATCGTCGCCGGGGCCGACGGCATCGTCGTGACCGGCACCACGGGTGAGACCAGCACGCTGACCGACCCCGAGAAGCTGCGCCTGGTCGAGGTGGGCAAGGATGTCGCGGCCGGCCGCGCGAAGATCATCACCGGCGGCGGCTCCAACGAGACCGCGCACGCCATCGAGCTGTACCGCGCGAGCGAGAAGGCCGGCGCCGACGGCATCATGATCGTCACGCCGTACTACAACAAGCCCACGCAGGCCGGCATCCTCACGCATTTCCGCCTCGTGGCCGATGCCACCGACCTGCCGGTGATCCTCTACGACATCCCCGGTCGGACGGGCGTGCCGATCCGGTACGAGACGATCCTGCGGATCGCCAAGCACCCCAACGTCCTCGCCATCAAAGACGCCAAGGGCGACTTCAGCGAGGTCAGCCGGGTGCTCAACCAGACCGACCTGATGTATTTCTCCGGCGACGACGCCAACGTCCTGCCGCACCTGTCGATCGGGGCCTCCGGCCTGATCGGCGTCACCGCGAACATCGCCGCCGCCCCCTACCGGACGATGGTGGATGCGGTCAACCGCGGCGACCTCGCGGCGGCCACCGCCGCGCATCAGGCACTGGAACCGCTCGTCCGCGCCGTCATGACGCACGTGCCCGGCACGGTCGCGGCCAAGTACATCCTGCACGGGCTGGGCCGCATCACCAGCCCGCGCGTGCGCCTGCCGCTGGTGGGGCCGGAGGAGTGGGAGGCCGCCATCATCGAGGACGAGCTCGCACTCGTCCGCGACGTCGCCGGCGCCGACTTCTCCAACTTCCGCCCCGACCGCAATGCGGCCGCCGGCGGCGCTCTGCCGAAGGTGCACGGCACCACACGATGA
- a CDS encoding ribonuclease J, which translates to MPTNVYDPPALVPGTLRVTPLGGLGEVGRNMTVFEYEGKLLVVDCGVLFPEEHQPGVDLILPDFEPIKHRLDDIVGVVLTHGHEDHIGAVPYLLKLKRDIPILGSGLTLALTEAKLKEHRVKPYTLTVAEGQREKVGPFDLEFIAVNHSIPDALAVAIRTPAGMVLATGDFKMDQLPLDGRITDLRAFARLGEEGVDLFLVDSTNADVPGFTPTERSIGPVLEQVIGQAPRRVIVASFASHVHRVQQVLDAAAAHGRRVALLGRSMVRNMTIAEELGYLNVPEGVLIDYKKARDLPEDRIVYMSTGSQGEPMAVLSRMANLDHEIEPGPGDTVILASSLIPGNENAVYRVIDGLTKLGATVVHKGNAKVHVSGHAAAGELLYCYNILKPANVLPVHGEYRHLMANARLAQETGIPAERTILGENGTVVDLRDGRAEVVGQLDLGFVYVDGSSVGEITEADLKDRRILGEEGFISVIVVIDAATGAIITGPEIHARGIAEDAGVFESVKPKIAAALAEAARSGTRDSHAMSQVVRRTIGRWVNQTLRRRPMIVPLVIEA; encoded by the coding sequence ATGCCCACGAACGTCTACGATCCGCCTGCGCTGGTCCCCGGTACGCTGCGGGTCACGCCCCTGGGCGGACTCGGCGAGGTCGGCCGCAACATGACCGTGTTCGAGTACGAGGGCAAGCTCCTCGTCGTCGACTGCGGCGTGCTGTTCCCCGAGGAGCACCAGCCCGGTGTCGACCTGATCCTCCCCGACTTCGAGCCGATCAAGCACCGCCTCGACGACATCGTCGGCGTCGTGCTGACCCACGGGCACGAAGACCACATCGGCGCCGTGCCGTACCTGCTCAAGCTCAAGCGCGACATCCCGATCCTCGGTTCGGGTCTGACCCTCGCGCTCACCGAGGCCAAGCTCAAGGAGCACAGGGTCAAGCCCTACACGCTCACCGTGGCCGAAGGGCAGCGGGAGAAGGTCGGCCCGTTCGACCTCGAGTTCATCGCCGTGAACCACTCCATCCCCGACGCGCTGGCCGTGGCCATCCGCACGCCCGCGGGCATGGTCCTGGCCACCGGCGACTTCAAGATGGACCAGCTGCCGCTGGACGGCCGCATCACCGACCTGCGCGCCTTCGCGCGTCTGGGTGAGGAGGGCGTCGACCTGTTCCTGGTCGACTCCACCAACGCCGACGTGCCGGGCTTCACGCCCACCGAGCGCAGCATCGGCCCCGTCCTCGAGCAGGTCATCGGCCAGGCGCCCCGCCGCGTCATCGTCGCCAGCTTCGCCAGCCACGTGCACCGGGTCCAGCAGGTCCTGGATGCGGCGGCCGCGCACGGGCGGCGCGTGGCGCTGCTGGGTCGCAGCATGGTGCGCAACATGACCATCGCGGAGGAGCTCGGCTACCTGAACGTCCCCGAAGGTGTCCTGATCGATTACAAGAAGGCCCGCGACCTCCCCGAGGACCGGATCGTCTACATGTCGACCGGGTCGCAGGGGGAGCCGATGGCGGTGCTCTCGCGCATGGCCAATCTCGACCATGAGATCGAGCCGGGCCCCGGCGACACGGTGATCCTCGCCTCCAGCCTCATCCCCGGCAACGAGAACGCCGTGTACCGCGTCATCGACGGGCTCACCAAGCTCGGGGCCACCGTCGTGCACAAGGGCAACGCCAAGGTGCACGTGTCCGGTCACGCCGCCGCCGGTGAGCTGCTGTACTGCTACAACATCCTCAAGCCCGCCAATGTGCTCCCCGTCCACGGGGAGTACCGGCACCTCATGGCCAACGCGCGCCTCGCGCAGGAGACCGGCATCCCCGCCGAGCGCACCATCCTGGGCGAGAACGGCACCGTCGTGGATCTGCGCGACGGGCGCGCCGAGGTGGTCGGTCAGCTCGACCTCGGCTTCGTGTACGTCGACGGCTCCTCGGTGGGGGAGATCACCGAGGCCGATCTCAAGGACCGACGCATCCTCGGCGAGGAGGGGTTCATCTCCGTCATCGTCGTGATCGACGCCGCCACCGGAGCGATCATCACCGGGCCCGAGATCCACGCGCGCGGCATCGCGGAGGACGCGGGGGTCTTCGAGAGCGTCAAGCCCAAGATCGCCGCCGCCCTCGCCGAGGCCGCGCGATCGGGCACGCGCGACAGTCACGCGATGTCGCAGGTCGTGCGCCGCACGATCGGTCGCTGGGTCAACCAGACGCTGCGCCGGCGCCCCATGATCGTGCCGCTG